The following proteins are encoded in a genomic region of Debaryomyces hansenii CBS767 chromosome G complete sequence:
- a CDS encoding DEHA2G00594p (no similarity), which produces MRFIGLIFAVLAIIKFNLAAPLISSEVKASNEYGTREILSDAVPKREDFNSIFEEDESLVKRDVAVITEFFTALNKSDLVVPVVKILATNKITEPLLVQAIVAFLKTQNLADLLHSVDESGLAVDIVLKVLQDSTFFPGLFNIVNGLRTGATTTPSKSSLDTGALTSALSPIVSTYSKYSGLSSSLNSALDSLGISTSSNSGLLSVLNPALSSVGIKKGSTGSTSGASTSSLNKSSAKASSTSSTKATSTTATSSTTSSSSSSSSSSSSSSSSGYLASLLAKIKASFKKRDSAANIIKKRDNKVLDSLMESLEKSGLAMSVVYSIATDPDMAPFARDLITQIVKKQAITLDGLSSALDSTNLLNDAIIDSLSSPKLGITIN; this is translated from the coding sequence ATGAGATTTATTGGACTTATTTTTGCTGTATTGgcaattataaaatttaatttagCAGCCCCCCTTATTTCCTCTGAGGTGAAGGCTTCTAATGAATATGGAACtagagaaatattatcagatGCTGTGCCAAAAAGAGAAGATTTCAATAgcatatttgaagaagatgaaagcTTAGTCAAGAGAGATGTTGCAGTAATTACAGAATTCTTTACTGCACTTAATAAAAGCGATTTAGTTGTTCCAGTTGTGAAAATATTGGCaacaaacaaaataacTGAACCTTTGTTAGTTCAGGCCATTGTTGCTTTTCTTAAAACCCAGAATTTGGCTGATTTGCTTCATTCAGTGGACGAGTCTGGACTCGCCGTTGATATCGTCCTTAAAGTGTTACAGGATTCAACTTTTTTCCCTGGGTTATTTAATATTGTCAATGGCTTGAGAACTGGAGCGACTACTACACCTTCTAAGAGCTCATTGGACACTGGAGCGTTAACATCTGCTTTAAGCCCTATCGTTCTGACATACAGCAAATACTCGGGTTTGAGTTCAAGTCTTAATTCGGCATTGGACAGTCTTGGAATACTGACCTCTAGTAATTCTGGACTCTTATCGGTCTTGAATCCAGCTTTATCTTCTGTTGGTATAAAAAAGGGATCTACAGGTTCTACAAGTGGCGCTTCGACCTCTAGTTTAAACAAATCGTCGGCAAAGGCATCGTCAACAAGTTCCACAAAAGCCACTTCTACAACGGCTACATCAAGTACTACGTCATCACTGTCGTCATCGCTGTCATCATCGctgtcatcatcatcttcaggATACCTTGCCAGTCTTCTTGCGAAGATTAAAGCGTCTTTCAAAAAGCGCGATAGTGCTGccaatattatcaaaaaaagGGACAATAAAGTTTTAGATAGTCTAATGGAATCTTTGGAAAAATCTGGATTAGCAATGTCAGTTGTATATCTGATTGCCACTGATCCTGATATGGCACCTTTTGCAAGAGATTTAATAACCCAGATTGTTAAAAAACAGGCTATCACATTGGATGGATTACTGCTGGCTTTAGATAGCacgaatttattgaatgacGCAATCATTGACTCTCTCTCAAGTCCAAAGCTTGGTATAACTATCAACTAG
- a CDS encoding DEHA2G00528p (weakly similar to uniprot|Q7RW82 Neurospora crassa NCU03851.1 predicted protein), protein MINPYIELARRYKDNIDEDAYRLSRNHKQLENLRSNPKINIDAVLAGKEADDRLGCCIISRPAENVKSLISSIQYKLRDSVPESSALWLTPNEYLHMSVLEIDNTSTKNSIKEIVNILSSHIDQLITVANDGPELSNPLICFDANAIALTFTSVNRSHIKYRQKLFDSITSCGVDIRPRYHAPSAHITIIRFVEDLCEDELMALLDRIQVINNSLVNTKWKVSDCEFNYGLIWYGQQSQHI, encoded by the coding sequence ATGATTAATCCTTATATAGAACTTGCCCGTCGGTATAAAGATAACATAGACGAAGATGCGTATCGACTAAGTCGTAATCACAAACAACTCGAAAATCTCAGGTCTAATCctaaaatcaatattgatgCTGTGCTTGCCGGGAAAGAGGCTGACGATCGATTAGGATGCTGCATTATTTCACGTCCAGCTGAAAATGTAAAATCTCTTATATCCTCCATTCAATACAAGCTAAGAGATTCTGTGCCGGAGTCTTCAGCACTATGGCTTACTCCCAACGAGTACTTGCATATGTCAGTTTTGGAGATTGATAACACATCTACCAAAAACAGCATAAAGGAGATCGTGAATATCCTTCTGTCACatattgatcaattaataaCGGTTGCTAACGATGGACCTGAACTCAGCAATCCATTGATTTGCTTTGATGCAAATGCAATTGCACTAACATTTACTTCTGTTAATAGGAGTCACATTAAATATAGACAGAAACTATTTGACTCTATAACCTCGTGTGGTGTTGATATACGACCACGTTACCATGCACCATCCGCACATATCACAATTATTAGATTTGTGGAAGACCTCTGTGAAGATGAGTTGATGGCTCTACTAGATCGGATACAAGTTATTAACAATTCCCTTGTCAATACAAAATGGAAGGTTTCCGATTGTGAATTTAATTATGGTTTGATATGGTATGGTCAGCAGCTGCAGCATATTTAG
- a CDS encoding DEHA2G00550p (similar to uniprot|Q75BZ7 Ashbya gossypii ACR122C ACR122Cp) encodes MLEGEFQASVKSTYKTSSQTTTDIAGQVNPKLVYDPCDNDIPIAQVYGKMKPTPEILKNSDLLQLVSEWVAKFSKVLEDISESPTSNINELDSIFAPHSFWKDHLCLSWDFHQYSDLGQIKDFLSKQIPYFQLQNFQINRTADLRYDNSISIATIQDSTGEQPIPIQLVQFIVNFDNCYGKGSGVIRLIPVDNKLIAYSVYTGLESIKGNEEQLGFNRPEGVNHGQHKARTSWLENREKDFIWGDSSKQPTVLVVGGGQSGLNIAARLKCMGVDTLIVEKNPNIGDNWRNRYKFLVLHDPVWADHLAYMNFPDTWPIFTPKDKLGDWFENYAKNMELSFWANKTVVGADFEEDKSTWIVKVIDNDSGKMDTLRPKHVIMATGHSGEPNIPSFEDQHKFKGKIVHSSQHSTGKMYQGENALVVGCCNSGHDIAQDFYEQGAKPILVQRSSTCIFTAEVGGEITNEGLYEEGGPPIDTADLLSQSMPWKLLNLTLQQQTRRIVSLEKELHDSLKNVGFNIDYGYGGTGLPGKYSRRGGGYYIDVGCSRLIAERKILVKNGQSIHKFTEDGVVFSDGSTIGNVAIVVLATGYSNMKESARKIFGSTVADRLNPVWGLDDEGETKVMYRDSGHPNFWYMGGNLLLTRYFSKKLALRIIAQERDFIKD; translated from the coding sequence ATGTTGGAAGGTGAATTTCAAGCGTCAGTTAAGCTGACATACAAAACGTCTTCTCAAACAACTACCGATATTGCAGGTCAAGTGAACCCCAAATTGGTGTACGATCCCTGCGACAATGATATTCCCATAGCGCAGGTGTATGGAAAGATGAAGCCGACGCctgaaattttgaagaattctGATTTATTGCAACTTGTTTCTGAATGGGTTGCGAAATTCTCAAAAGTTCTTGAGGATATTAGTGAATCCCCTACATCAAATATTAACGAATTGGATAGTATTTTTGCACCCCATTCATTTTGGAAGGACCACTTATGTCTTAGTTGGGATTTCCATCAATATAGTGATTTAGGACAGATTAAAGACTTCCTAAGTAAGCAAATTCCATATTTTCAACtacaaaattttcagattAATCGGACTGCGGATTTGAGATACGATAACAGCATTAGCATCGCCACTATTCAGGATTCTACTGGAGAACAGCCAATACCTATTCAGTTGGTACAATTCATTGTTAATTTTGACAATTGCTATGGAAAGGGTAGCGGGGTAATCAGGTTGATTCctgttgataataaattgatagCTTATTCAGTCTACACTGGTCTTGAAAGTATTAAAGGTAATGAAGAGCAGCTTGGTTTTAACAGACCTGAAGGTGTCAATCATGGACAACATAAAGCAAGAACTTCGTGGTTAGAAAATCGAGAAAAAGATTTTATCTGGGGAGACAGCTCCAAACAGCCAACTGTTTTGGTCGTCGGAGGCGGTCAAAGTGGGTTGAATATAGCAGCAAGATTGAAATGTATGGGGGTGGACACGttaattgttgaaaaaaatccaaatattggTGATAATTGGAGGAATCGCTATAAGTTTTTAGTCCTACATGATCCAGTTTGGGCCGATCACTTAGCGTACATGAACTTTCCAGATACATGGCCAATATTTACTCCCAAGGATAAATTAGGAGACTGGTTTGAGAATTATGCTAAGAATATGGAATTAAGCTTCTGGGCAAACAAGACTGTTGTAGGTgctgattttgaagaagacaaaTCAACGTGGATAGTCAAAGTTATAGATAATGATAGTGGAAAAATGGACACTTTGAGACCAAAGCATGTCATAATGGCAACCGGCCATTCAGGTGAGCCAAATATTCCATCGTTTGAAGATCAGCATAAATTTAAAGGAAAAATTGTTCACTCTTCTCAACATTCTACTGGTAAAATGTATCAAGGTGAAAATGCATTGGTTGTTGGTTGTTGCAATTCTGGTCATGATATAGCTCAAGATTTTTACGAACAGGGAGCTAAGCCAATACTTGTTCAAAGATCAAGTACATGTATCTTCACTGCAGAAGTTGGTGGTGAAATAACTAACGAGGGGCTTTACGAAGAAGGTGGCCCACCAATTGATACCGCAGATTTACTTTCTCAGTCAATGCCTtggaaattattgaacttAACGTTACAACAACAAACTCGGAGAATTGTTTCTTTGGAAAAAGAATTACACgattcattaaaaaatgTTGGCTTTAATATAGATTATGGTTATGGTGGGACTGGATTACCTGGTAAGTACTCAAGAAGAGGTGGTGGTTATTATATTGACGTCGGCTGCTCTAGACTAATTGctgaaagaaaaattttagTAAAGAATGGACAGAGCATTCACAAATTTACTGAAGATGGTGTCGTATTCTCAGATGGCTCTACAATTGGTAACGTAGCTATAGTTGTTTTAGCGACTGgctattcaaatatgaaagAGAGTGCTCGAAAAATTTTCGGTTCAACAGTCGCTGATAGACTTAATCCTGTTTGGGGTCTCGATGATGAAGGTGAAACGAAAGTTATGTACAGAGATTCCGGTCATCCAAACTTTTGGTATATGGGTGGAAATCTTTTATTAAcaagatatttttcaaaaaaattagcTTTGAGAATTATCGCTCAAGAAAGAGATTTCATAAAAGATTAA
- a CDS encoding DEHA2G00572p (some similarities with uniprot|Q12361 Saccharomyces cerevisiae YDL035C GPR1 Plasma membrane G-protein coupled receptor that interacts with the heterotrimeric G protein alpha subunit Gpa2p and with Plc1p), whose protein sequence is MGIVYNGPCPLEQKIDLQGRDSAELAADLHRYTEYQADRQRVISIVSSSTSIFAGLVGIYFFLAISDRKRIFRHHLIILLILYDWMKAICLLLYPVRVLVTSKAYYDVGFCRVVGFFTAFSIEGSDLAIISFAIHLALLVYRPNDRIKRGINYEGGLYRYRYIVYPVEILLPIVLASLAFIDNLGYTPLTNWCYIPSRPIWYRLVLSWIPRYIIMVSIIIIYICIYQHVTKQYSSVGRIVGDNTIESTMKQKLRNFMGFLMFFKFSLTDDEIHNTNNGLQRGNINNETVQQFKTRRIQTQKQMRAIFIYPISYIFLWVFPTIVHGMDFRYGLSIHPYVWLNGIAAFMQPFNCTVDTLVFLIREKPWRITTLKVDSSLTENYKYPWWRRLLSFLPLFRLPGSLESRRLNYLDSKNEISTSENANSHEISSIPSDTNNTGNIRNVFRRNYQPAIIGNIMSSRLTDSGIATLQGGRTGNNEIITNNEDQVKQPNIIRISNSNQPLHVATDEVGLEDFLKAGPREEIGP, encoded by the coding sequence atggGAATTGTTTACAACGGACCATGTCCATTGGAACAGAAAATTGATCTTCAAGGGAGAGATTCTGCTGAACTAGCTGCAGATCTTCATCGCTATACCGAATATCAAGCTGATAGACAGAGGGTAATTTCTATTGTCTCATCATCAACCTCAATATTTGCCGGGTTGGTAGGGATATACTTCTTCTTGGCTATATCAGATAGAAAGCGTATATTCAGGCATCATTTGATTATCCTTTTGATTCTATATGATTGGATGAAGGCCATATGCTTGCTATTGTACCCCGTACGAGTTTTGGTAACATCAAAGGCTTATTACGACGTAGGGTTTTGCAGGGTTGTTGGGTTTTTTACagcattttcaattgaaggCTCTGATCTCGCAATAATTAGCTTTGCTATTCACCTAGCCTTGTTGGTTTATAGACCGAACGACAGAATCAAAAGAGGAATTAATTATGAAGGAGGTTTATACCGCTACAGGTACATAGTTTATCCCGTGGAGATATTACTTCCAATTGTGCTAGCTTCATTAGCTTTCATTGATAACTTAGGGTATACACCGTTAACCAATTGGTGTTATATTCCAAGCCGTCCAATCTGGTACAGATTAGTCTTGAGTTGGATCCCTCGATATATAATCATGGTTTCCATAATCATCATATACATATGCATATATCAACATGTGACGAAACAATATAGTAGTGTTGGCAGAATAGTTGGTGACAATACTATTGAATCTACAATGAAACAAAAGCTTCGAAACTTTATGGGATTTTTAATGTTTTTCAAGTTCAGTCTTACCGATGATGAAATtcataatacaaataatggACTACAGAGGGgcaatataaataatgagACTGTTCAACAATTTAAAACTAGGCGGATTCAAACGCAAAAACAAATGAGGGCGATATTCATATACCCTATATCGTACATTTTTTTATGGGTTTTTCCCACAATAGTTCACGGAATGGACTTCCGATATGGGCTTTCTATTCACCCATATGTATGGCTAAATGGAATTGCTGCGTTTATGCAACCATTTAATTGTACTGTTGATACTCTTGTGTTTTTGATAAGAGAAAAACCTTGGAGAATCACTACCCTTAAGGTTGATTCATCTTTAACTGAAAACTACAAGTATCCCTGGTGGAGAAGATTGCTTTCTTTTTTACCATTATTTAGATTACCTGGATCATTGGAATCTCGGCGgttaaattatttagatTCTAAGAACGAGATTAGCACGTCAGAGAATGCCAATTCTCACGAGATTTCAAGCATTCCTTCAGATACAAACAACACAGGCAATATCAGAAATGTGTTTAGAAGGAACTATCAGCCTGCAATCATAGGTAATATTATGTCTTCCAGATTGACTGATTCAGGTATTGCTACTTTACAAGGTGGAAGAACAGggaataatgaaattataactaataatgaagatcAAGTAAAGCAGCCAAATATCATACGTATATCTAATAGTAATCAACCGTTACATGTGGCTACAGATGAGGTTGGTTTGGAAGATTTTCTTAAGGCTGGACCTAGGGAAGAAATAGGTCCATAA